In Methylobacterium aquaticum, the following are encoded in one genomic region:
- a CDS encoding branched-chain amino acid ABC transporter permease — protein MDLILQLLFTGIGIGAVYALVALGFVLIFRATNVVNFAQGEFSMVAAFLMVVFAVDLQWPYWLSFLLAIGGMAALGALFNLGVYYPLRHRTYLPVIISTIGASIFLANTTLALYGPQPQVLPPVFETQGFLVGPVYLDTQYLLIIAVTAVLVAFQYWFFEHTLIGKKLQATSQDKEMAALLGIPVAGMIMLTFVYSAVLGGIAGILVAPVLFVSIQMGATIALKAFAATIIGGFGDVTGAIIGGLALGIIETFGAAYISVPYKDAFAFIVLVAFLAFRPQGIFGERIAEKA, from the coding sequence ATGGACCTCATCCTCCAGCTTCTGTTCACGGGAATCGGCATCGGCGCCGTCTACGCGCTCGTCGCGCTCGGCTTCGTGCTGATCTTCCGCGCCACCAACGTGGTGAACTTCGCGCAAGGCGAGTTCTCGATGGTCGCCGCCTTCCTGATGGTGGTCTTCGCCGTCGACCTGCAATGGCCGTACTGGCTGTCCTTCCTGCTCGCCATCGGCGGGATGGCGGCTCTGGGCGCCCTGTTCAACCTCGGCGTCTACTACCCCTTGCGCCACCGCACCTACCTGCCGGTGATCATCTCGACCATCGGCGCCTCGATCTTCCTGGCCAACACCACGCTCGCCCTCTACGGGCCGCAGCCGCAGGTGCTACCGCCGGTCTTCGAGACGCAAGGCTTCCTGGTCGGCCCGGTCTATCTCGACACCCAGTACCTCCTGATCATCGCCGTCACCGCGGTGCTGGTGGCGTTCCAGTACTGGTTCTTCGAGCACACGCTCATCGGCAAGAAGCTGCAGGCGACCTCGCAGGACAAGGAGATGGCGGCGCTCCTCGGCATTCCCGTCGCCGGGATGATCATGCTGACCTTCGTCTACAGCGCGGTTCTCGGCGGCATCGCCGGCATCCTGGTGGCGCCGGTCCTGTTCGTGTCGATCCAGATGGGCGCCACCATCGCGCTCAAGGCCTTCGCCGCCACCATCATCGGCGGGTTCGGCGACGTGACCGGCGCGATCATCGGCGGGCTGGCGCTCGGCATCATCGAGACCTTCGGCGCCGCCTACATCTCGGTGCCCTACAAGGACGCCTTCGCCTTCATCGTCCTCGTCGCCTTCCTGGCCTTCCGCCCGCAGGGCATCTTCGGCGAACGCATCGCGGAGAAAGCATGA
- a CDS encoding ABC transporter substrate-binding protein, with amino-acid sequence MRTTRRVFLKSAATVAAAGVVAPSIIRPASAQGGTVRIGMVLPVTGPGADAGRFALNGAKIALEAVNKAGGVLGKPMELVTEDDQTTNPGAVLAFSKLASQPDLVAFLGSIRSTQNHAMAPDILKTGKPVAFGGTDPVLTQLGNPWLFRFRPNDSFSARVIAEYGVTTLAKKKWAIIHSTDAFGTSGAKALTEALGKAGATVALDQGYTNQSQDFTPVVLAIRQSGADVIGSYFTFENDLGIFARQLRQLGVQAPWVGSASIVNVTALKLAGPSLYNTYGVADYAEESSDAARNFGKAYRAVMKIPPDNQSSWTFDAVTVLAKAINAAGKTDPKAIREALLAIRGHEGAEGTYNFDQNGDGLHGYNVVRNDKGNIVFDKRIDFYKS; translated from the coding sequence ATGAGGACGACGCGCCGCGTTTTCCTGAAGAGTGCGGCCACGGTCGCGGCTGCCGGCGTCGTCGCGCCGTCGATCATTCGACCGGCGAGCGCGCAGGGCGGTACGGTGCGGATCGGCATGGTGCTGCCGGTCACCGGGCCCGGCGCCGATGCCGGCCGGTTCGCGCTGAACGGCGCCAAGATCGCCTTGGAGGCCGTCAACAAGGCCGGCGGCGTCCTCGGCAAGCCGATGGAACTCGTCACCGAGGACGACCAGACCACCAATCCGGGCGCGGTGCTGGCCTTCTCCAAGCTCGCCTCGCAGCCCGATCTCGTGGCGTTCCTCGGCTCGATCCGCTCGACCCAGAACCACGCCATGGCCCCCGACATCCTCAAGACCGGAAAGCCGGTGGCCTTCGGCGGCACCGATCCGGTGCTGACCCAGCTCGGCAACCCCTGGCTGTTCCGCTTCCGCCCGAACGACAGCTTCTCGGCCCGGGTCATCGCCGAATACGGCGTGACCACGCTCGCCAAGAAGAAGTGGGCGATCATCCACTCGACCGACGCCTTCGGCACCAGCGGCGCCAAGGCGCTGACGGAGGCTCTGGGCAAGGCCGGCGCCACGGTGGCGCTCGACCAGGGCTACACCAACCAGAGCCAGGACTTCACGCCGGTGGTTCTGGCGATCCGCCAGTCCGGCGCCGACGTGATCGGCTCCTACTTCACCTTCGAGAACGATCTCGGCATCTTCGCCCGGCAATTGCGCCAGCTCGGCGTGCAGGCGCCCTGGGTCGGCTCGGCCTCGATCGTCAACGTGACGGCGCTCAAGCTCGCCGGGCCGTCGCTCTACAACACCTACGGGGTGGCCGATTACGCCGAGGAATCGAGCGACGCGGCGCGCAATTTCGGCAAGGCCTACCGGGCGGTGATGAAGATTCCGCCGGACAACCAGTCCTCCTGGACCTTCGACGCCGTGACGGTGCTGGCGAAGGCCATCAACGCCGCCGGCAAGACCGACCCGAAGGCGATCCGCGAGGCCCTGCTCGCCATCCGCGGCCACGAGGGGGCGGAAGGCACCTACAACTTCGACCAGAACGGCGACGGCCTGCACGGCTACAACGTGGTGCGCAACGACAAGGGCAACATCGTCTTCGACAAGCGCATCGACTTCTACAAGTCCTGA